From a region of the uncultured Draconibacterium sp. genome:
- a CDS encoding helix-turn-helix domain-containing protein: MNEPGKRIKESRLKQGWTQEDLAEHAKVNLRTIQRIENNETTPRRKTLDLLFDVLGIDGIEPEKTPLNKYVLWSAFLTVLIFVGTFLGWTRRFKMFVDGERTYRTFTGWSGYTFFNDYHLQNWLLSITSISLGLIVVANSLGLIKNKMKYILAQLVCLILYLAGVLGWSTRQALEWRPGLFLIIVATIFLVVAYRKNGAKAGANK; encoded by the coding sequence ATGAACGAACCAGGAAAAAGGATTAAAGAAAGCAGATTAAAACAAGGTTGGACCCAGGAAGATTTGGCGGAACACGCAAAAGTTAATTTAAGAACCATTCAACGAATCGAAAATAATGAGACGACCCCAAGAAGAAAAACGCTTGACTTGCTGTTTGATGTTTTAGGTATCGACGGGATTGAACCGGAGAAAACACCGCTAAACAAATACGTGCTGTGGTCAGCATTTCTAACAGTGCTGATTTTTGTTGGCACTTTTTTAGGATGGACCAGACGTTTTAAAATGTTTGTGGATGGCGAAAGAACTTACCGAACCTTTACCGGCTGGTCAGGCTATACATTTTTTAATGATTACCACTTACAAAACTGGTTACTTAGTATTACCAGTATCTCGCTTGGATTGATCGTAGTTGCTAATTCGTTGGGGCTGATAAAAAATAAAATGAAATATATTTTAGCGCAACTGGTTTGTTTAATCCTTTATTTAGCAGGTGTTTTGGGGTGGAGTACAAGACAGGCTCTTGAATGGAGACCCGGATTATTCCTCATCATAGTTGCAACCATTTTTCTGGTAGTGGCCTACCGAAAGAATGGAGCAAAAGCAGGTGCCAACAAGTAA
- a CDS encoding MarC family protein, producing MENLFTYALTVFMSFFAIMNPIANTPIFLGLVEGETEENKKKIARTGTITAFIIVATFVVAGKYIFEMFGITIPAFKITGGILIFYVGFEMLMSRKPKMHQNNAGGNNNLAISPLAIPILAGPGTIIAAMNSVTNADFVHIGIVITIFATLIFLTYVAFIFSEKIVEKVGPNLISVVGKLMGLILAILGTGMITEGIKLSFNI from the coding sequence ATGGAAAATTTATTTACCTATGCTCTGACAGTATTTATGAGCTTCTTTGCTATTATGAATCCAATTGCAAACACTCCAATTTTTTTGGGACTTGTAGAAGGTGAAACAGAAGAAAATAAAAAGAAAATTGCCCGAACAGGAACAATTACGGCTTTTATTATTGTCGCCACTTTTGTTGTTGCTGGAAAATATATTTTTGAGATGTTTGGAATTACTATTCCTGCATTCAAAATAACAGGTGGCATTCTGATATTTTATGTGGGTTTTGAAATGCTTATGTCTCGAAAGCCCAAAATGCACCAAAATAATGCAGGAGGTAATAACAACCTTGCTATTTCCCCATTAGCTATTCCTATATTGGCGGGGCCTGGAACTATTATCGCCGCAATGAATAGTGTTACCAATGCAGATTTTGTACACATTGGAATCGTCATCACAATTTTTGCGACACTTATTTTTCTAACTTATGTAGCCTTTATTTTCAGCGAAAAAATCGTAGAAAAAGTGGGGCCAAACTTGATCTCAGTAGTAGGTAAATTAATGGGGCTAATCCTTGCTATACTTGGAACAGGAATGATTACAGAAGGAATCAAATTATCATTCAATATTTAA
- a CDS encoding ATP-binding cassette domain-containing protein: MITVSNLRIQFGKRILFQDVNMKFTAGNCYGVIGANGAGKSTFLKAISGQIDATAGRISLEPGERLSVLSQDHFAFDEFNVLDTVMKGHAELWDLMKEKDALYMKPDFSEADGILAGELEEKFGDMGGWNAESDAATLLSNLGIKEEYHYTLMKDMSGNQKVRVLLAQALFGNPDNLLLDEPTNDLDLETVVWLENYLANYENTVLVVSHDRHFLDAISTHTIDIDYGDIKMFAGNYSFWYQSSQLALRQQQAQNKKAEEKKKELQEFISRFSANVAKSKQTTSRKKMLEKLNVEDIQPSTRKYPGIIFNPEREAGDRILDVENLSASTEGTILFKDVEFTAQKGEKIVFLSRDHRAMTAFFEIINGNREADSGTYQWGQTITSAYLPIDNSEFFDSDMTLFDWLCQFTTDTTEIYIRGYLGRMLFAGDEIYKKVNVLSGGEKMRCMIAKMQLLDANALILDTPTNHLDLESIQAFNNNLIKYPGNVFMSSHDHEFISSVCNRIIELTPNGIIDKLMPYDEYIEDEKIHALREKLYTT, from the coding sequence ATGATTACAGTATCGAATTTAAGAATACAATTTGGGAAACGCATACTATTTCAGGACGTTAACATGAAGTTTACGGCCGGAAACTGCTATGGCGTTATCGGGGCAAACGGAGCAGGAAAATCAACCTTTTTAAAAGCAATCTCGGGGCAGATCGACGCTACTGCAGGACGTATTTCGCTGGAACCCGGCGAGCGGCTTTCGGTGTTAAGTCAGGACCACTTTGCTTTTGATGAGTTTAATGTTCTGGATACTGTAATGAAAGGTCACGCCGAGCTTTGGGATCTGATGAAAGAAAAAGATGCCCTTTATATGAAACCTGATTTTTCGGAAGCAGACGGAATTTTAGCCGGTGAGCTGGAAGAAAAGTTTGGCGACATGGGCGGATGGAATGCCGAAAGTGATGCAGCTACATTGTTGAGCAACCTTGGCATAAAAGAAGAATACCACTACACGCTGATGAAAGACATGAGCGGTAACCAAAAAGTGCGTGTTTTGCTGGCACAGGCATTATTCGGAAATCCCGATAACCTGTTGCTCGATGAGCCGACCAACGACCTCGACCTGGAAACCGTTGTTTGGCTGGAGAATTACCTGGCCAATTACGAGAATACCGTGTTGGTGGTATCGCACGACCGTCACTTCCTGGATGCCATTTCAACCCACACAATAGATATTGATTACGGCGATATAAAAATGTTTGCCGGAAACTACAGTTTCTGGTACCAGAGTAGCCAGCTGGCACTGCGTCAGCAGCAGGCACAAAACAAAAAAGCCGAGGAGAAGAAGAAAGAACTGCAGGAGTTTATTTCGCGTTTTAGTGCTAACGTGGCTAAATCGAAACAAACTACCAGCCGTAAAAAAATGCTGGAGAAACTGAATGTGGAAGATATTCAGCCATCGACACGAAAATACCCGGGAATTATTTTTAACCCTGAGCGTGAAGCCGGCGACCGCATTCTGGATGTGGAAAACCTGAGTGCCAGCACCGAAGGAACCATCCTTTTTAAAGACGTGGAATTCACTGCACAAAAAGGAGAAAAAATTGTATTTCTGTCGCGCGACCACCGTGCAATGACCGCCTTTTTCGAGATCATTAACGGAAACCGCGAAGCCGACTCGGGAACTTACCAGTGGGGACAAACCATTACATCGGCATATTTACCTATTGACAACTCGGAGTTTTTCGATAGTGACATGACTTTGTTCGACTGGTTGTGCCAGTTTACTACCGACACTACCGAAATTTATATTCGCGGCTATTTGGGAAGAATGTTGTTTGCCGGCGATGAGATCTATAAAAAAGTAAACGTACTATCAGGAGGTGAGAAAATGCGCTGTATGATTGCCAAAATGCAGTTGCTCGATGCCAACGCGCTTATTTTGGATACACCAACCAACCACCTCGATCTGGAATCGATTCAGGCCTTTAACAACAACCTGATAAAATATCCGGGGAACGTATTTATGTCGTCGCACGACCACGAGTTTATTTCATCGGTGTGTAACCGCATTATTGAATTAACGCCAAATGGCATTATTGATAAACTAATGCCGTACGACGAATATATTGAGGACGAAAAAATTCACGCACTGCGCGAGAAACTTTATACAACTTAA
- a CDS encoding YwbE family protein encodes MINQQRKNIKTGLNVAVVKKEHQRSGELTCGIVKRILTKSTIHPHGIKVMLETGEVGRVQKIMQED; translated from the coding sequence ATGATTAATCAACAGAGAAAGAATATTAAAACCGGCTTAAACGTTGCCGTTGTAAAAAAAGAACATCAACGATCGGGTGAATTAACCTGTGGTATCGTTAAGAGAATATTGACAAAATCGACCATCCACCCACACGGAATAAAAGTAATGCTCGAAACCGGAGAAGTAGGGCGCGTGCAGAAGATTATGCAGGAGGATTAA
- a CDS encoding GNAT family N-acyltransferase produces the protein MELPEPKDLFKDQHPAPTNGDYFAKFLMFILRFKKLDKIYEQIIDKRGVDFIDELIKMLEFDIEFDEEQLKKIPKEGPLIIVANHPLGGFDGLLLIKYLSLVRNDVKVLANYLLKKIDAVSEYFMEENPFDDSEQGNYYGLKEAVTHLNDGGVLCLFPAIDVHTKDPFGGVTDKVWQFPVVNFIKMARVPVVPVLFQGTNSRLLHLVAKINPSLKSARLPSEILRKKHKKIKLRIGSPIKVDEQDTYKDVYQLGRFLRAKTYSMESDIEVRRFFNYALKANVKPDAIIDPVPLAKIQKEIQLIKSKHTLFSLKNYTAYCAPSAMIPNILNEIGRLREITFREVGEGTNRSIDIDEYDLYYNQMFIWDEDENRIVGAYRLGKGKDIMEQLGRRGFYLHSLFRISESFKPVLKESIELGRSFVIKEYQRKPMPLFLLWKGILYFLLKNPEYRYLIGPVSISNNYSKVSKDLIIKFIMKNHLNWRMAQHIKPRNSYKFKSDNVDLNLLMENVEHDINRLDKTIGDLDEQNSGLPVLLKKYIKLNAEIIGFNVDPKFNNCLDGLIVLDVYNVPKNTIESLSKEANDGSILDRFYGSREVE, from the coding sequence ATGGAATTACCAGAGCCAAAGGATTTGTTCAAAGACCAACACCCAGCGCCTACCAACGGCGATTATTTCGCTAAGTTCCTGATGTTTATTCTTCGTTTTAAAAAGCTGGATAAAATTTACGAGCAGATAATAGATAAGCGTGGGGTGGATTTTATTGATGAGCTGATTAAAATGCTTGAGTTCGACATTGAGTTTGACGAAGAGCAGCTAAAAAAAATACCAAAGGAAGGACCGCTGATTATTGTAGCCAACCATCCGCTTGGAGGTTTCGATGGCTTGTTGCTGATAAAATACCTGTCGCTGGTACGTAACGATGTTAAAGTGCTGGCCAATTATTTGTTGAAAAAGATAGATGCTGTTTCGGAGTATTTTATGGAAGAAAACCCGTTTGATGATTCGGAGCAAGGGAATTATTACGGATTAAAAGAAGCCGTTACACATTTGAATGACGGGGGAGTGCTCTGTCTTTTCCCGGCCATTGATGTGCACACAAAAGATCCTTTTGGTGGTGTTACCGACAAAGTCTGGCAGTTTCCGGTGGTGAATTTTATAAAAATGGCTCGTGTTCCTGTTGTTCCGGTACTTTTTCAGGGAACCAACAGCCGCTTGTTGCACCTGGTGGCCAAAATCAATCCCTCATTAAAAAGTGCGCGTCTGCCGTCGGAGATTTTGCGAAAAAAGCATAAGAAAATAAAACTGCGAATTGGCAGCCCTATAAAAGTTGACGAACAGGATACGTATAAAGATGTGTATCAGCTGGGGCGGTTTCTGCGAGCTAAAACGTACAGCATGGAATCGGATATTGAGGTTCGGCGCTTTTTTAATTATGCGCTGAAAGCCAATGTAAAACCCGATGCCATTATCGATCCGGTTCCGTTGGCAAAAATTCAGAAAGAAATTCAGCTGATAAAATCGAAGCACACACTGTTCTCGCTAAAGAATTATACGGCGTATTGTGCTCCGTCGGCAATGATTCCGAATATTCTGAATGAAATCGGTCGCTTGCGGGAGATTACTTTTCGCGAAGTAGGCGAGGGGACTAACCGCAGCATTGATATCGACGAATATGATTTGTACTACAACCAGATGTTTATCTGGGACGAAGATGAAAATCGGATTGTTGGGGCATATCGACTGGGGAAAGGCAAAGATATTATGGAACAGCTCGGCCGGCGAGGCTTTTACCTGCATTCGCTGTTTCGTATCTCGGAAAGTTTTAAACCTGTTTTAAAGGAAAGCATTGAACTGGGGCGCTCGTTTGTAATTAAAGAATACCAACGCAAACCTATGCCATTGTTTTTGCTGTGGAAAGGTATTTTGTATTTCCTGCTGAAAAACCCGGAATACCGTTACTTGATTGGGCCGGTGAGTATCAGTAATAATTATTCGAAGGTGTCGAAAGACCTGATTATTAAGTTTATTATGAAGAACCATTTGAACTGGCGAATGGCTCAGCATATAAAACCGCGAAACAGCTACAAATTTAAAAGCGACAATGTGGATTTGAATCTGCTGATGGAAAATGTGGAGCACGATATTAACCGGCTCGACAAAACCATTGGCGATTTGGATGAACAGAACTCAGGACTTCCGGTATTACTGAAAAAGTATATTAAACTCAATGCTGAGATAATTGGGTTTAATGTCGATCCTAAATTTAATAACTGCCTGGATGGACTGATTGTGCTCGATGTTTACAACGTGCCGAAAAATACCATCGAGTCGCTGTCAAAAGAAGCCAACGATGGCTCTATTCTCGACCGTTTTTATGGCAGCCGTGAAGTGGAGTAG
- a CDS encoding YgiQ family radical SAM protein, with protein sequence MTENKLHITDWLPTSKKEVKQLGWEELDVILFTGDAYIDHPSFGAAVIGRVLEAEGLRVGIVPQPNWTDDLRDFKKLGKPRLFFAVTAGNMDSMVNHYTAGKRKRSNDAYTPGGQIGKRPDYATITYSKILKELYPEVPLVIGGIEASLRRLTHYDYWSDRLMPSILADTQADLLFYGMGEKSIVDFARLVKRGIPVESLTTIPQTVFMTDADEAYATKKNWDELELASHDTCLQEKKEFARNFMHIEEESNKMEAKKLVQRIGDKKVVVNPPWPTFKEKEIDRIYDLPYTRLPHPRYNNKGAIPAYDMIRHSINIHRGCFGGCTFCTISAHQGKFIASRSEKSVLKEVEKVTEMPDFKGYISDLGGPSANMYKMKGIHEEICRKCKRPSCIFPSVCKNLDVSHKGMLDLYRKVRSNPKVKKAFIGSGIRYDMILEKTNDEAVNETNREYLREVIKHHVSGRLKVAPEHSSDEVLKFMRKPSFKLFEELNQEFIKINKEEKLNQQLIPYFISSHPGSKSEDMANLAIQTKDMNFRLEQVQDFTPTPMTLATVVYYSGYHPYTMEQIYTARNKNAKEQQRQFFFWYKKEFRNKIIRDLKAKGREDLVKQLFSKKQNNDTK encoded by the coding sequence ATGACAGAAAACAAACTACATATTACAGACTGGCTCCCCACATCGAAGAAAGAGGTAAAACAATTGGGTTGGGAGGAGCTGGATGTAATTTTATTTACCGGCGACGCTTATATTGACCATCCATCGTTTGGAGCAGCCGTTATTGGCCGGGTATTGGAAGCCGAAGGATTGCGAGTAGGAATTGTGCCGCAACCCAACTGGACCGATGATTTACGCGACTTTAAGAAGCTGGGAAAACCGAGGCTGTTTTTTGCTGTTACGGCAGGAAACATGGACTCGATGGTAAACCATTATACGGCAGGAAAACGCAAACGCTCGAACGACGCGTACACGCCGGGCGGGCAAATTGGAAAACGTCCGGATTACGCCACCATTACTTACTCGAAAATATTAAAAGAACTGTATCCCGAAGTGCCGCTGGTAATCGGAGGAATTGAGGCCTCGTTACGCCGTTTAACGCATTACGACTATTGGTCGGATCGTTTAATGCCTTCGATTTTAGCTGATACACAAGCTGATCTTTTATTTTATGGAATGGGCGAAAAATCGATTGTTGATTTTGCGCGGCTGGTAAAACGCGGTATTCCGGTTGAAAGTCTGACTACCATTCCGCAAACTGTTTTTATGACCGATGCCGACGAAGCTTATGCCACCAAGAAAAACTGGGATGAGTTGGAACTGGCCTCGCACGATACCTGTTTGCAGGAAAAGAAAGAGTTTGCACGCAATTTTATGCACATCGAGGAGGAATCGAACAAGATGGAGGCCAAAAAGCTGGTGCAGCGAATAGGAGATAAAAAAGTGGTGGTAAATCCGCCGTGGCCAACTTTTAAGGAAAAAGAGATCGACCGTATTTACGATCTGCCTTACACACGTTTGCCACATCCGCGCTACAATAATAAAGGCGCCATTCCGGCTTACGATATGATCCGGCATTCCATTAACATCCACCGTGGATGTTTTGGCGGTTGTACCTTTTGTACCATTTCGGCGCACCAGGGAAAATTTATTGCCAGCCGTTCAGAGAAATCGGTTTTAAAAGAGGTAGAGAAAGTCACCGAAATGCCCGATTTTAAAGGGTACATTTCCGATTTGGGTGGCCCCTCGGCCAACATGTACAAAATGAAAGGTATTCACGAGGAGATTTGCAGAAAATGTAAACGCCCGTCGTGTATCTTCCCATCGGTTTGTAAAAACCTTGATGTTAGCCATAAAGGGATGCTCGATCTTTATAGAAAAGTCAGAAGCAATCCAAAAGTAAAAAAGGCATTCATCGGGAGTGGCATCCGGTACGATATGATATTGGAGAAAACCAATGATGAAGCGGTAAACGAAACCAATCGGGAATATTTGCGTGAGGTAATCAAACATCACGTTTCGGGAAGGCTAAAAGTGGCGCCGGAACACTCGTCTGACGAAGTACTGAAATTTATGCGAAAACCTTCGTTTAAATTGTTTGAGGAACTAAACCAGGAGTTTATAAAAATAAATAAGGAAGAAAAACTTAACCAGCAGCTGATTCCGTATTTTATTTCGAGCCATCCGGGCAGTAAATCGGAAGACATGGCCAATTTGGCGATCCAGACGAAGGACATGAATTTCAGGTTGGAGCAGGTGCAGGATTTTACACCTACACCAATGACGCTGGCTACTGTGGTTTATTATTCGGGCTACCATCCGTACACAATGGAGCAAATTTATACGGCCCGAAACAAAAACGCTAAAGAACAACAACGCCAGTTCTTTTTCTGGTATAAAAAGGAATTTCGAAATAAAATTATTCGCGACCTAAAAGCAAAAGGCCGCGAAGATTTGGTTAAACAGCTTTTCAGTAAAAAACAAAATAACGACACTAAATGA